A window of the Deltaproteobacteria bacterium genome harbors these coding sequences:
- the ccrA gene encoding crotonyl-CoA carboxylase/reductase yields the protein MKELYQLGETPPLGEVPQRMLAQLVRQDRFGEPTRAFEVERVEVPSELRPDEALVWVMAAGINYNNVWAALGTPVDVIKSRQKDPYFPDPNPFHIGGSDASGVVWKVGSAVRNVQVGDQVVIHCGVWSQDDPVVRSGADPMFGPSFRIWGYETSWGSFAQFTRVQAHQCLPKPKQLSWEAAAAYMLVGATAYRMLAAWPPHTVRPGDVVLVWGGAGGLGCQAIQIARAMGGIPVAVVSSDDKIAFCTRLGAKGCINRKKFSHWGVPPHWKEAERYGEWLKGARAFGGAIWEIVGERRSPRIVFEHPGEDTVPTSIFVCDTGGMVVICAGTSGYTAVADLRYLWMRQKRFQGSHFANDEQAKALNDLVTAGKVDPCLSETFTFEQIPHVHQLMYENRQPPGNMACLVNAPRPGMRELPR from the coding sequence ATGAAGGAGCTCTACCAGCTCGGGGAGACGCCGCCGCTCGGCGAGGTGCCGCAGCGCATGCTCGCCCAGCTCGTGCGCCAGGACCGCTTCGGCGAGCCGACCAGGGCCTTCGAGGTGGAGCGGGTGGAGGTGCCGTCGGAGCTCCGGCCCGACGAGGCGCTCGTCTGGGTCATGGCCGCCGGCATCAACTACAACAACGTCTGGGCGGCGCTCGGCACGCCGGTCGACGTGATCAAGAGCCGGCAGAAGGACCCCTACTTCCCGGACCCGAACCCGTTCCACATCGGCGGGAGCGACGCTTCCGGGGTGGTGTGGAAGGTCGGCAGCGCCGTCCGCAACGTGCAGGTCGGGGACCAGGTTGTGATCCACTGCGGGGTGTGGAGCCAGGACGACCCGGTGGTCAGGTCCGGCGCCGATCCGATGTTCGGCCCGAGCTTCCGCATCTGGGGCTACGAGACCAGCTGGGGCAGCTTCGCGCAGTTCACGCGCGTCCAGGCGCACCAGTGCCTGCCGAAGCCGAAGCAGCTCAGCTGGGAGGCGGCGGCCGCGTACATGCTGGTCGGGGCCACCGCCTACCGCATGCTCGCCGCCTGGCCGCCGCACACGGTGAGGCCCGGCGACGTGGTCCTCGTCTGGGGCGGCGCCGGCGGCCTCGGCTGCCAGGCGATCCAGATCGCGCGCGCGATGGGCGGCATCCCGGTCGCGGTCGTCTCGAGCGACGACAAGATCGCGTTCTGCACACGTCTCGGCGCCAAGGGCTGCATCAACCGCAAGAAGTTCTCCCACTGGGGCGTGCCGCCGCACTGGAAGGAGGCGGAGCGGTACGGCGAGTGGCTCAAGGGCGCGCGCGCCTTCGGCGGCGCCATCTGGGAGATCGTGGGCGAGCGCAGGAGCCCGCGCATCGTCTTCGAGCACCCGGGCGAGGACACCGTACCCACCTCGATTTTCGTCTGCGACACGGGCGGCATGGTCGTCATCTGCGCGGGCACGAGCGGCTACACCGCGGTCGCCGACCTCCGCTACCTCTGGATGCGGCAGAAGCGCTTCCAGGGCTCGCACTTCGCGAACGACGAGCAGGCGAAGGCCTTGAACGACCTCGTGACGGCCGGCAAGGTCGATCCGTGCCTCTCCGAGACCTTCACCTTCGAGCAGATCCCGCACGTGCACCAGCTCATGTACGAGAACCGGCAGCCGCCCGGAAACATGGCCTGCCTGGTGAACGCACCCCGGCCCGGGATGCGCGAGCTGCCGCGCTGA
- a CDS encoding sulfurtransferase, translating to MGGGPLGGAPEHSPGFLALVADARRRIREVTVADVERVRAVGEPVQLIDVREEEEWRRGHLPGARHLCKGIIERDIEQAVPDRDAHLILYCGGGFRSALAADALQKMGYRHVVSMDGGWRAWTAAGLAVEREPRGA from the coding sequence ATGGGAGGAGGGCCGCTGGGAGGAGCGCCGGAGCACTCCCCCGGGTTCCTCGCGCTCGTCGCCGATGCCAGGCGGCGCATCCGCGAGGTCACGGTCGCCGACGTCGAGCGCGTGCGCGCCGTCGGCGAGCCCGTGCAGCTCATCGACGTGCGCGAGGAGGAGGAGTGGCGCCGTGGTCACCTTCCCGGCGCGCGCCACCTCTGCAAGGGCATCATCGAGCGCGACATCGAGCAGGCCGTGCCCGACCGCGACGCGCATCTGATCCTCTACTGCGGCGGCGGCTTCCGCTCGGCGCTCGCCGCGGACGCGCTCCAGAAGATGGGCTACAGACACGTCGTGTCGATGGACGGCGGCTGGCGGGCGTGGACGGCGGCGGGCCTGGCGGTCGAGCGCGAGCCCCGGGGCGCGTGA
- a CDS encoding ABC transporter ATP-binding protein — protein MIRLGQLSKRYGEVEAVRGLDLEIPTGQLVGLLGPNGAGKSTTIKMLTGMLPPSAGTAEVFGHDVVRDPVAVKRLVGYVPESGAVFETLTGWEYLQLVASLYGLPAGEAAGRILRFAEFFELAEATLRRELLAAYSKGMRQRVVITAALLHNPKAIFFDEPLSGLDANAALGFKTLITSLAREGKTIVYCSHLLDVVERVCERIVIVHEGRLIADGSLPQLQEATGEVSLERIFNRLTATENLLARAEEFARVLVR, from the coding sequence GTGATCCGCCTCGGCCAGCTCTCCAAGCGCTACGGCGAGGTCGAGGCCGTGCGCGGCCTGGACCTCGAGATCCCCACCGGGCAGCTGGTCGGCCTGCTCGGCCCCAACGGCGCCGGCAAGTCGACCACCATCAAGATGCTGACCGGCATGCTGCCGCCCAGCGCGGGTACCGCCGAGGTCTTCGGGCACGACGTGGTCCGCGACCCGGTCGCGGTGAAGCGTCTGGTCGGCTACGTGCCGGAGTCCGGCGCCGTGTTCGAGACGCTCACCGGCTGGGAGTACCTCCAGCTGGTCGCCTCGCTCTACGGCCTGCCCGCCGGCGAGGCCGCGGGGCGCATCCTCCGCTTCGCCGAGTTCTTCGAGCTGGCCGAGGCCACACTCCGCCGCGAGCTGCTGGCCGCGTACTCGAAGGGCATGCGGCAGAGGGTCGTCATCACCGCCGCGCTTCTCCACAACCCGAAGGCCATCTTCTTCGACGAGCCCCTCAGCGGCCTCGACGCCAACGCTGCGCTCGGCTTCAAGACGCTGATCACCTCGCTCGCGCGCGAGGGCAAGACCATCGTCTACTGCTCTCACCTGCTCGACGTGGTCGAGCGGGTGTGCGAGCGGATCGTCATCGTCCACGAGGGGCGGCTCATCGCCGACGGCTCGCTTCCCCAGCTTCAGGAAGCGACCGGGGAGGTGTCGCTCGAGCGCATCTTCAACCGGCTCACCGCCACCGAGAACCTGCTCGCGCGCGCCGAGGAGTTCGCGCGCGTGCTGGTGCGATGA